The following coding sequences lie in one Zingiber officinale cultivar Zhangliang chromosome 2B, Zo_v1.1, whole genome shotgun sequence genomic window:
- the LOC122049327 gene encoding uncharacterized protein LOC122049327 — MAKLGVGSDETADADLIERSGSSESWMEFLSSIRRRRFSSPSPTAFLSPAFDACAAATHSSSSSSGGSVDFDASLLRYTRYGNHVFPSVSSDFRSTSTRRRLRRQLKLRSSSGSLPYESSTGGCSSVSPLSAIDNVVHARSRVHMTPVKVEVGEDLVVMDGVLVSDAGSSNGRGHFKTEFGRAWDENAFCRYSSKCQFGKEELHNVHDVKRKPELSARHFGWSSNHSFPPAIGVTAGGTSKNVVLASSNTLSSTEADYNKLATGCLSTLKSLDPHLILDKSAAVAEETANNVLPHLISNLATTKIDEKQLLKPLSVSRSIEPSFQWPPTKDEDAKITQILYGLNKRPRLPVFTQFCPQHVEEGSSNTQ, encoded by the exons ATGGCCAAGCTCGGCGTCGGCAGCGATGAGACCGCCGACGCCGATCTGATTGAGAGGAGCGGCTCCTCAGAATCTTGGATGGAATTCTTATCTTCGATTCGACGACGCCGCTTCTCATCCCCCTCTCCTACCGCCTTCCTCAGCCCCGCCTTCGACGCCTGCGCCGCTGCCACccactcctcctcctcctccagtgGCGGATCCGTCGACTTCGACGCCTCCCTCCTCAGGTACACGCGGTACGGGAACCATGTTTTTCCCTCCGTCTCGTCCGATTTCCGGTCGACGTCGACCAGGCGTCGCCTTCGCCGCCAGCTCAAGCTCCGTTCCTCTTCGGGTTCTCTTCCGTATGAATCGTCCACAGGTGGATGCTCATCCGTTTCGCCTCTGTCTGCGATCGACAACGTTGTTCACGCGAGGTCAAGGGTGCACATGACGCCTGTGAAGGTGGAGGTGGGGGAAGACTTGGTGGTGATGGACGGGGTGCTGGTGAGCGACGCCGGATCTTCCAACGGTCGTGGTCATTTTAAGACGGAGTTCGGGCGTGCCTGGGACGAGAATGCCTTCTGCCGTTACAGTTCTAAATGCCAG TTTGGGAAAGAGGAGCTACATAATGTCCATGATGTGAAGCGCAAACCTGAG TTATCAGCTAGGCATTTTGGCTGGAGCAGTAATCACTCTTTTCCACCAGCTATTGGTGTTACTGCTGGAGGGACTTCCAAAAATGTTGTTTTAGCTTCTTCCAATACTCTCTCTAGCACAGAGGCAGACTACAACAAACTTGCCACTGGTTGCCTTTCTACACTAAAATCACTTGATCCTCATTTGATCCTCGACAAATCTGCAGCAGTAGCTGAAGAGACTGCTAATAATGTTCTTCCTCACCTGATCTCAAATTTAGCAACTACCAAGATAGATGAAAAGCAGCTGTTGAAGCCTCTTTCTGTCTCAAGGTCAATAGAGCCATCATTTCAGTGGCCTCCAACAAAAGATGAGGATGCTAAGATAACTCAGATTCTATATGGCCTCAACAAGCGTCCAAGGCTCCCTGTCTTCACTCAATTCTGCCCACA GCATGTGGAAGAAGGGAGCAGTAACACACAATGA